From the genome of Bubalus bubalis isolate 160015118507 breed Murrah chromosome 2, NDDB_SH_1, whole genome shotgun sequence, one region includes:
- the BZW1 gene encoding basic leucine zipper and W2 domain-containing protein 1 isoform X1 — translation MNNQKQQKPTLSGQRFKTRKRDEKERFDPTQFQDCIIQGLTETGTDLEAVAKFLDASGAKLDYRRYAETLFDILVAGGMLAPGGTLADDMMRTDVCVFAAQEDLETMQAFAQVFNKLIRRYKYLEKGFEDEVKKLLLFLKGFSESERNKLAMLTGVLLANGTLNASILNSLYNENLVKEGVSAAFAVKLFKSWINEKDINAVAASLRKVSMDNRLMELFPANKQSVEHFTKYFTEAGLKELSEYVRNQQTIGARKELQKELQEQMSRGDPFKDIILYVKEEMKKNNIPEPIVIGIVWSSVMSTVEWNKKEELVAEQAIKHLKQYSPLLAAFTTQGQSELTLLLKIQEYCYDNIHFMKAFQKIVVLFYKAEVLSEEPILKWYKDAHVAKGKSVFLEQMKKFVEWLKNAEEESESEAEEGD, via the exons ATGAATAATCAAAAGCAGCAAAAGCCAACGCTATCAGGCCAGCgttttaaaaccagaaaaagag ATGAAAAAGAGAGGTTTGACCCTACTCAGTTTCAAGACTGCATTATTCAAGGCTTAACTGAAACTGGTACTGATTTGGAAGCAGTAGCAAAGTTTCTTGATGCTTCTGGAGCAAAACTTGATTACCGACGATATGCagaaacactctttgacattctGGTGGCTGGTGGAATGCTGG CCCCAGGTGGTACActggcagatgacatgatgcgtACAGATGTCTGTGTGTTTGCAGCACAAGAAGACCTAGAGACCATGCAAGCGTTTGCTCAG GTTTTTAACAAGTTAATCAGGCGCTACAAATACCTGGAGAAAGGTTTTGAAGATGAAGTTAAAAAG CTGCTGCTGTTCTTAAAGGGTTTTTCAGAGTCGGAAAGGAACAAGCTGGCTATGTTGACTGGTGTTCTTCTGGCTAATGGAACACTTAATGCATCCATTCTTAATAGCCTTTACAATGAGAATTTGGTTAAAGAAG GGGTTTCAGCAGCTTTTGCTGTAAAGCTCTTTAAATCATggataaatgaaaaagatatcaATGCAGTAGCTGCAAGTCTTCGGAAAGTGAGCATGGATAACAGACTGATG GAACTTTTTCCTGCCAATAAACAAAGCGTTGAACACTTCACAAAGTATTTTACTGAGGCAGGCTTGAAAGAGCTTTCAGAATATGTTCGGAATCAGCAAACCATAGGAGCTCGTAAGGAACTCCAGAAAGAACTTCAAGAACAGATGTCCCGTGGTGATCCATTTAAGGAT ATAATTTTGTATgtcaaggaagaaatgaaaaaaaacaacatCCCAGAACCCATTGTCATTGGAATAGTATGGTCCAGCGTAATGAGCACCGTGGAATGGAACAAAAAAGAGGAGCTTGTAGCAGAGCAAGCCATCAAGCACTTGAAG cAATACAGCCCTCTACTTGCTGCCTTTACAACTCAAGGTCAGTCTGAGCTGACTCTGTTACTGAAGATTCAGGAGTACTGCTATGACAACATTCATTTCATGAAAGCCTTCCAGAAAATAGTGGTGCTTTTTTATAAAG CTGAAGTTCTGAGTGAAGAACCCATTCTAAAATGGTATAAAGATGCACACGTTGCCAAGGGGAAGAGTGTCTTCCTTGAGCAAATGAAAAAGTTTGTAGAGTGGCTcaaaaatgctgaagaag AATCTGAGTCTGAAGCTGAAGAAGGTGACTGA
- the BZW1 gene encoding basic leucine zipper and W2 domain-containing protein 1 isoform X2, which yields MLLEQNLITDDMQKHSLTFWWLVECWVSVFNKLIRRYKYLEKGFEDEVKKLLLFLKGFSESERNKLAMLTGVLLANGTLNASILNSLYNENLVKEGVSAAFAVKLFKSWINEKDINAVAASLRKVSMDNRLMELFPANKQSVEHFTKYFTEAGLKELSEYVRNQQTIGARKELQKELQEQMSRGDPFKDIILYVKEEMKKNNIPEPIVIGIVWSSVMSTVEWNKKEELVAEQAIKHLKQYSPLLAAFTTQGQSELTLLLKIQEYCYDNIHFMKAFQKIVVLFYKAEVLSEEPILKWYKDAHVAKGKSVFLEQMKKFVEWLKNAEEESESEAEEGD from the exons ATGCTTCTGGAGCAAAACTTGATTACCGACGATATGCagaaacactctttgacattctGGTGGCTGGTGGAATGCTGGGTAAGT GTTTTTAACAAGTTAATCAGGCGCTACAAATACCTGGAGAAAGGTTTTGAAGATGAAGTTAAAAAG CTGCTGCTGTTCTTAAAGGGTTTTTCAGAGTCGGAAAGGAACAAGCTGGCTATGTTGACTGGTGTTCTTCTGGCTAATGGAACACTTAATGCATCCATTCTTAATAGCCTTTACAATGAGAATTTGGTTAAAGAAG GGGTTTCAGCAGCTTTTGCTGTAAAGCTCTTTAAATCATggataaatgaaaaagatatcaATGCAGTAGCTGCAAGTCTTCGGAAAGTGAGCATGGATAACAGACTGATG GAACTTTTTCCTGCCAATAAACAAAGCGTTGAACACTTCACAAAGTATTTTACTGAGGCAGGCTTGAAAGAGCTTTCAGAATATGTTCGGAATCAGCAAACCATAGGAGCTCGTAAGGAACTCCAGAAAGAACTTCAAGAACAGATGTCCCGTGGTGATCCATTTAAGGAT ATAATTTTGTATgtcaaggaagaaatgaaaaaaaacaacatCCCAGAACCCATTGTCATTGGAATAGTATGGTCCAGCGTAATGAGCACCGTGGAATGGAACAAAAAAGAGGAGCTTGTAGCAGAGCAAGCCATCAAGCACTTGAAG cAATACAGCCCTCTACTTGCTGCCTTTACAACTCAAGGTCAGTCTGAGCTGACTCTGTTACTGAAGATTCAGGAGTACTGCTATGACAACATTCATTTCATGAAAGCCTTCCAGAAAATAGTGGTGCTTTTTTATAAAG CTGAAGTTCTGAGTGAAGAACCCATTCTAAAATGGTATAAAGATGCACACGTTGCCAAGGGGAAGAGTGTCTTCCTTGAGCAAATGAAAAAGTTTGTAGAGTGGCTcaaaaatgctgaagaag AATCTGAGTCTGAAGCTGAAGAAGGTGACTGA